The following are from one region of the Georgenia sp. M64 genome:
- a CDS encoding GTPase, whose translation MSTDVRDHDLIDRAEEQGDGQAPAAGTAPAHDAPADDAPGGRAGAADALTARVAAVRSALDAAQQHLDPRTVARARTDLDAAEARLAVGVDRTVVALVGGTGSGKSSLFNAISGLEFADVGALRPTTEVAAACVWGGDAEVLLDFLDVAPTRRIRRESVLDADRERALAGMVLLDLPDHDSVALGHARQVDRLLPLVDLLVWVVDPQKYADHLLHERYLRALVDRQESMLVLVNQADTIPADAVEKVRADVAALLAADGLDRVPVLATSALAHTGIAEVRRALAEAVARPSAAARTAGAELDAMAARLAPALGRAPEPDPEETARLAADLTRASGADAVAGAIRTALAAPRGGALARPEPPAAATVAAVRDRWTTRVGEGLPTRWRAAVDAAVPDVAALRSLTAEAAAGVPLPAGRSTRGTRALVLAGILALVGIALAVAAAGAGQILLGLGALAGLGAAGALVVRARGLREQDAAEEAERYVAESHRRAVEVVEDHLVRPTEEALEPHRALTRALGR comes from the coding sequence ATGAGCACCGATGTGCGCGACCACGACCTCATCGACCGGGCGGAGGAGCAGGGCGACGGGCAGGCGCCGGCGGCGGGGACCGCACCGGCGCACGACGCGCCGGCTGATGACGCGCCCGGTGGACGCGCCGGCGCCGCGGACGCGCTCACGGCCCGGGTGGCCGCGGTGCGCTCGGCGCTCGACGCCGCGCAGCAGCACCTGGACCCCCGCACGGTGGCCCGCGCCCGGACCGACCTCGACGCCGCGGAGGCCCGCCTCGCCGTCGGGGTGGACCGCACGGTGGTGGCGCTCGTCGGCGGCACCGGGTCGGGCAAGTCGTCGTTGTTCAACGCGATCTCGGGGTTGGAGTTCGCGGACGTGGGGGCCCTGCGCCCCACCACGGAGGTCGCCGCCGCGTGCGTGTGGGGCGGTGACGCCGAGGTGCTGCTCGACTTCCTCGACGTCGCCCCGACCCGGCGGATCCGGCGCGAGTCGGTCCTCGACGCCGACCGGGAGAGGGCCCTGGCGGGGATGGTCCTGCTGGACCTGCCCGACCACGACTCGGTCGCGCTCGGCCACGCCCGCCAGGTGGACCGGCTCCTGCCGCTCGTCGACCTCCTCGTCTGGGTGGTCGACCCGCAGAAGTACGCCGACCACCTCCTGCACGAGCGGTACCTCCGCGCGCTGGTCGACCGGCAGGAGAGCATGCTCGTCCTGGTCAACCAGGCGGACACCATCCCGGCCGACGCCGTCGAGAAGGTCCGGGCGGACGTCGCCGCACTGCTCGCCGCGGACGGCCTCGACCGGGTGCCGGTCCTGGCCACGTCCGCCCTGGCGCACACCGGGATCGCCGAGGTCCGCCGGGCGCTGGCCGAGGCGGTGGCCCGCCCCTCGGCCGCCGCGCGCACCGCCGGCGCCGAGCTCGACGCCATGGCCGCCCGACTCGCACCGGCGCTGGGCCGCGCCCCCGAGCCCGACCCCGAGGAGACGGCGCGGCTCGCCGCCGACCTGACCCGGGCCAGCGGCGCCGACGCCGTGGCCGGTGCCATCCGCACCGCGCTCGCCGCCCCGCGCGGCGGCGCTCTCGCCCGCCCCGAGCCGCCCGCCGCCGCGACGGTGGCCGCCGTCCGCGACCGGTGGACCACGCGCGTGGGGGAGGGCCTGCCCACCCGGTGGCGCGCCGCCGTCGACGCGGCCGTGCCGGACGTGGCGGCGCTGCGCAGCCTGACCGCGGAGGCCGCGGCCGGGGTGCCTCTGCCGGCGGGCCGCAGCACCCGCGGGACGCGCGCGCTCGTCCTCGCCGGCATCCTCGCGCTGGTCGGGATCGCGCTCGCCGTGGCCGCGGCCGGTGCGGGCCAGATCCTCCTCGGTCTCGGGGCGCTGGCCGGTCTGGGCGCGGCTGGTGCGCTCGTCGTGCGCGCGCGCGGCCTGCGTGAGCAGGACGCCGCGGAGGAGGCCGAGCGGTACGTCGCGGAGTCGCACCGCCGGGCGGTCGAGGTCGTCGAGGATCACCTCGTGCGGCCCACCGAGGAGGCGCTCGAGCCGCACCGAGCGCTCACCCGGGCGCTCGGCCGGTAG
- a CDS encoding single-stranded DNA-binding protein, producing the protein MKDNADITVLGRLGSEPVLRTSAAGRPWVSFRVVANSRRREEDGQYRDVASYWFTVKAWDDLARNAGFSLHKGMSVVVQGKLSVETWTGEDGQKFDHVLKADAIAVELGLGMVNFVRTAPPRVTSGDDAAGAVAGADTVTGPDGSRWESVDLPEGETEVVGEDRAGDVPEDVTDELPGHGPEDDPDGDDDHLGLSAAVAAR; encoded by the coding sequence ATGAAGGACAACGCCGACATCACGGTCCTGGGCAGACTGGGGAGCGAACCGGTGCTGCGGACCTCGGCCGCCGGCAGGCCGTGGGTCTCGTTCCGGGTGGTGGCCAACTCCCGCCGCCGGGAGGAGGACGGCCAGTACCGGGACGTCGCGAGCTACTGGTTCACCGTCAAGGCGTGGGACGACCTGGCGCGCAACGCGGGCTTCTCCCTCCACAAGGGCATGAGCGTGGTCGTGCAGGGGAAGCTGAGCGTCGAGACCTGGACCGGGGAGGACGGCCAGAAGTTCGACCACGTCCTCAAGGCCGACGCCATCGCCGTCGAGCTCGGGCTGGGCATGGTCAACTTCGTCAGGACGGCGCCGCCCCGGGTCACCTCCGGCGACGACGCCGCCGGCGCCGTCGCCGGCGCGGACACCGTGACCGGACCGGACGGCTCGCGGTGGGAGAGCGTGGACCTCCCCGAGGGGGAGACCGAGGTGGTCGGCGAGGACCGCGCGGGTGACGTGCCGGAGGACGTGACCGACGAGCTGCCGGGGCACGGGCCCGAGGACGACCCGGACGGTGACGACGACCACCTCGGTCTGTCCGCGGCGGTCGCGGCGAGGTAG
- the ettA gene encoding energy-dependent translational throttle protein EttA — MAEYIYSMVRARKAHGDKLILDDVTMAFLPGAKIGMVGPNGAGKSTILKIMAGLDTPSNGEARLTPGFSVGILQQEPPLNEEKTVLGNVQEGVAEILGKVERFNEIGNLMAEPDADFDALMEEMGHLQTEIDAANAWDLDAQLAQAMDALRCPPPDADVTLLSGGERRRVALCKLLLEAPDLLLLDEPTNHLDAESVLWLEQHLAKYAGAVIAVTHDRYFLDHVAEWIAEVDRGRLYPYEGNYSTYLEKKGERLQVQGKKDAKLAKRLKEELEWVRSNAKGRQAKSKARLARYEEMAAEAERTRKLDFEEIQIPPGPRLGSVVIEAEGLRKGFDERVLIDGLSFSLPPNGIVGVIGPNGVGKTTLFKTIVGLESLDDGRLTIGETVKLSYVDQSRAGIDPKKSLWEVVSDGLDFIQVGNVEMPSRAYVSAFGFKGPDQQKPAGVLSGGERNRLNLALTLKQGGNVLLLDEPTNDLDVETLGSLENALLEFPGCAVVVSHDRWFLDRVATHILAWEGDDENPAKWYWFEGNFESYEANKVSRLGAEAARPHAVTYRKLTRD; from the coding sequence GTGGCCGAGTACATCTACTCCATGGTCCGGGCGCGCAAGGCGCACGGCGACAAGCTGATCCTCGACGACGTCACGATGGCGTTCCTGCCGGGCGCCAAGATCGGCATGGTCGGTCCGAACGGTGCCGGGAAGTCCACGATCCTCAAGATCATGGCCGGGCTCGACACGCCCTCGAACGGTGAGGCCCGCCTCACGCCCGGCTTCAGCGTCGGCATCCTCCAGCAGGAGCCGCCGCTCAACGAGGAGAAGACCGTCCTGGGCAACGTCCAGGAGGGTGTCGCGGAGATCCTCGGCAAGGTCGAGCGGTTCAACGAGATCGGCAACCTCATGGCCGAGCCCGACGCCGACTTCGACGCCCTCATGGAGGAGATGGGGCACCTCCAGACCGAGATCGACGCCGCGAACGCCTGGGACCTCGACGCCCAGCTCGCCCAGGCGATGGACGCGCTGCGCTGCCCGCCGCCCGACGCCGACGTGACCCTGCTCTCCGGCGGTGAGCGACGCCGCGTCGCGCTGTGCAAGCTCCTGCTCGAGGCGCCGGACCTGCTCCTGCTCGACGAGCCCACCAACCACCTCGACGCCGAGTCGGTGCTGTGGCTCGAGCAGCACCTGGCGAAGTACGCCGGCGCCGTCATCGCCGTCACCCACGACCGGTACTTCCTCGACCACGTCGCGGAGTGGATCGCCGAGGTCGACCGTGGGCGCCTGTACCCGTACGAGGGGAACTACTCCACCTACCTGGAGAAGAAGGGCGAGCGCCTGCAGGTGCAGGGCAAGAAGGACGCCAAGCTCGCCAAGCGCCTCAAGGAGGAGCTGGAGTGGGTGCGCTCCAACGCCAAGGGGCGCCAGGCCAAGTCCAAGGCCCGCCTGGCTCGCTACGAGGAGATGGCCGCCGAGGCCGAGCGCACCCGCAAGCTCGACTTCGAGGAGATCCAGATCCCGCCGGGCCCCCGCCTGGGCTCGGTCGTCATCGAGGCCGAGGGGCTGCGCAAGGGCTTCGACGAGCGCGTCCTCATCGACGGGCTCTCCTTCTCCCTGCCCCCCAACGGCATCGTGGGCGTCATCGGCCCCAACGGCGTCGGCAAGACCACGCTGTTCAAGACGATCGTCGGCCTGGAGTCCCTCGACGACGGCCGGCTCACCATCGGCGAGACCGTGAAGCTGTCCTACGTGGACCAGTCCCGCGCGGGCATCGACCCGAAGAAGAGCCTGTGGGAGGTCGTCTCCGACGGTCTGGACTTCATCCAGGTCGGCAACGTCGAGATGCCCTCGCGCGCCTACGTCTCGGCGTTCGGGTTCAAGGGCCCGGACCAGCAGAAGCCGGCCGGTGTCCTCTCCGGCGGGGAGCGCAACCGCCTCAACCTGGCCCTGACGCTCAAGCAGGGCGGCAACGTGCTGCTCCTCGACGAGCCCACGAACGACCTCGACGTCGAGACCCTCGGCTCGCTCGAGAACGCGCTGCTGGAGTTCCCCGGCTGCGCCGTCGTCGTCAGCCACGACCGGTGGTTCCTCGACCGCGTCGCCACCCACATCCTCGCGTGGGAGGGCGACGACGAGAACCCGGCGAAGTGGTACTGGTTCGAGGGGAACTTCGAGTCCTACGAGGCGAACAAGGTCTCCCGGCTGGGCGCGGAGGCCGCGCGGCCCCACGCCGTGACCTACCGCAAGCTCACCCGCGACTGA
- a CDS encoding thioesterase family protein, with the protein MSRLTIPVKLRWSDIDAYQHVNNARMFTILEETRIAAFWASVPGDAHRAEVDRAATAGGADRPGDAAAGGDGHGDAAGDRPGTRVLDTGPGSGTNTYIARQEIEYLEAVPYSLEPLPVQLWISHLGGASIDICYEIAGRTGPAVRAMTTLVLVDEASGRPRRMSEAERASWLEFVDEPLVFRRRRGE; encoded by the coding sequence GTGAGCCGGCTGACGATCCCCGTGAAGCTGCGCTGGAGCGACATCGACGCCTACCAGCACGTCAACAACGCCCGGATGTTCACCATCCTCGAGGAGACGCGCATCGCCGCGTTCTGGGCGTCCGTCCCCGGTGACGCCCATCGTGCGGAGGTGGACCGGGCCGCGACCGCGGGCGGTGCGGACCGGCCCGGCGACGCCGCGGCGGGCGGTGACGGGCACGGTGACGCCGCCGGTGACCGGCCCGGCACGCGGGTCCTCGACACCGGCCCCGGCTCGGGGACGAACACCTACATCGCCCGGCAGGAGATCGAGTACCTCGAGGCGGTGCCGTACTCGCTGGAGCCGCTGCCGGTGCAGCTGTGGATCTCCCACCTCGGCGGGGCGAGCATCGACATCTGCTACGAGATCGCCGGACGGACCGGGCCCGCTGTGCGGGCGATGACCACCCTCGTCCTCGTCGACGAGGCGAGCGGCCGCCCGCGTCGGATGAGCGAGGCCGAGCGCGCGTCCTGGCTCGAGTTCGTCGACGAGCCGCTGGTCTTCCGGCGCCGGCGGGGCGAGTAG
- a CDS encoding DNA topoisomerase IB: protein MRLRKVKVGTPGLTRRRVGRGFVYLDAGGNRVTDEEVLTRCRDLVIPPAWTDVWICPVPNGHIQAVGTDAAGRRQYLYHPAWRESRDSAKHERVVTLARRLPSARRRVTMDLSGTGMPRERALAVAFRLLDLGYFRIGGEGYAEVNGSFGLATLRKDHVRIGRDGTLTFDYTAKSGQHRVLRLRDEDLIRPVSMLRRRRGGGDELLAHRAGGQWHDITSTDINDYVKDLLGEDASAKDFRTWHGTALAAVELAVRVEPGASDRARSRAVREAVQVVAGYLGNTPAVCRASYVDARVVDLFERGQTIDPALARRVVGRADGDDLLPPDTRGAVEGALLELLG from the coding sequence ATGAGGCTGCGGAAGGTCAAGGTCGGCACGCCGGGGCTGACCCGCCGCCGGGTGGGTCGCGGGTTCGTCTACCTCGATGCCGGCGGCAACCGGGTCACCGACGAGGAGGTCCTCACCCGCTGCCGCGACCTCGTCATCCCGCCGGCGTGGACCGACGTGTGGATCTGCCCGGTGCCCAACGGCCACATCCAGGCCGTGGGGACCGACGCCGCCGGCCGGCGCCAGTACCTCTACCACCCGGCGTGGCGCGAGAGCCGGGACTCGGCCAAGCACGAACGGGTCGTCACGCTGGCCCGGCGGCTGCCCTCGGCGCGGCGCCGCGTGACGATGGACCTCAGCGGCACCGGCATGCCCCGCGAGCGGGCCCTGGCGGTCGCGTTCCGCCTGCTCGACCTCGGCTACTTCCGGATCGGTGGCGAGGGCTACGCCGAGGTCAACGGCAGCTTCGGCCTGGCCACCCTGCGCAAGGACCACGTGCGGATCGGCCGGGACGGGACCCTGACGTTCGACTACACGGCCAAGTCGGGACAGCACCGGGTGCTGCGCCTGCGCGACGAGGACCTCATCAGGCCGGTGTCGATGCTCCGGCGGCGCCGCGGAGGCGGTGACGAGCTGCTCGCCCACCGCGCGGGCGGGCAGTGGCACGACATCACCTCGACCGACATCAACGACTACGTCAAGGACCTCCTCGGTGAGGATGCCTCAGCCAAGGACTTCCGCACCTGGCACGGCACCGCTCTGGCTGCCGTCGAGCTGGCCGTGCGCGTCGAGCCGGGAGCGAGCGACCGCGCGCGGAGCCGGGCGGTCCGTGAGGCCGTGCAGGTGGTCGCGGGGTACCTGGGCAACACCCCCGCGGTGTGCCGGGCGTCCTACGTCGACGCGCGCGTCGTCGACCTGTTCGAGCGGGGCCAGACCATCGACCCCGCGCTCGCCCGGCGCGTCGTGGGTCGGGCGGACGGCGACGACCTCCTCCCGCCCGACACCCGCGGCGCGGTGGAGGGCGCACTGCTCGAGCTGCTCGGGTGA
- a CDS encoding acyl-CoA thioesterase domain-containing protein, with protein sequence MPDEVEHAEGVTETLDVPQSDVEPMATVLRILRLGRLGPDQFTGTSLPQLSGRIYGGQVLAQSVLAAHATLPADGARQLHSVHGYFLRPGKVDLPISFAVERLHDGRSFSTRRTHALQQGKPILSLISSYQEDQPGRDHSSTAPTAPDPETLRSAITLFGEIDHPVAKFMSSIAAFDIRHVDQDVYLRPAGSAERTQMLWMRARSPLPAGLTQLQHRALLAYACDQVLLEPVLRRHGLSWRTRGLSVASLDHSMWWHRDVAVDDWLLFVQDSPSAQGGRGLGTAQVFDRAGTHVATIAQEGMVRVPDDDARSADAPSDGAVPETPADGEWRRPSLR encoded by the coding sequence ATGCCCGACGAGGTCGAGCACGCCGAGGGCGTCACCGAGACCCTCGACGTCCCGCAGAGCGACGTCGAGCCGATGGCCACGGTCCTGCGCATCCTGCGCCTGGGCCGGCTCGGCCCGGACCAGTTCACCGGCACGTCCCTGCCGCAGCTCAGCGGCCGGATCTACGGCGGTCAGGTGCTCGCGCAGTCCGTGCTGGCCGCGCACGCCACGCTCCCGGCCGACGGCGCCCGCCAGCTCCACTCGGTCCACGGGTACTTCCTGCGCCCCGGGAAGGTGGACCTGCCGATCAGCTTCGCCGTCGAGCGGCTCCACGACGGCCGGTCCTTCAGCACGCGCCGCACCCACGCCCTGCAGCAGGGCAAGCCGATCCTCTCGCTCATCAGCTCCTACCAGGAGGACCAGCCCGGCCGCGACCACTCCTCGACGGCCCCCACCGCGCCGGACCCGGAGACGCTGCGCAGCGCCATCACGCTCTTCGGCGAGATCGACCACCCGGTCGCGAAGTTCATGTCCTCGATCGCGGCGTTCGACATCCGCCACGTCGACCAGGACGTGTACCTGCGCCCGGCCGGGTCGGCGGAGCGGACCCAGATGCTGTGGATGCGCGCGCGGTCCCCGCTGCCGGCCGGCCTCACCCAGCTCCAGCACCGCGCGCTGCTCGCGTACGCCTGCGACCAGGTGCTCCTCGAGCCGGTCCTGCGCCGGCACGGGCTGTCCTGGCGCACCCGGGGACTCAGCGTCGCCAGCCTGGACCACTCGATGTGGTGGCACCGCGACGTCGCGGTCGACGACTGGCTCCTCTTCGTCCAGGACTCCCCCAGCGCCCAGGGCGGGCGGGGCCTCGGCACCGCCCAGGTCTTCGACCGCGCCGGCACGCACGTGGCCACCATCGCCCAGGAGGGCATGGTCCGGGTGCCCGACGACGACGCCCGGTCCGCCGACGCCCCGAGCGACGGTGCCGTGCCGGAGACCCCTGCCGACGGCGAGTGGCGTCGCCCCTCGCTGCGCTGA